ATGCCAGCTTTCTCTCTGTCTATGTAGCTCTACTGCTGTGCCACAAGCTGATACTCGGGACGAAAATAACCAAAGTGTACCAAATGATACTCCAGGGGAAAAAACTGCAGGGCAGAAACAGTCTTTTTCATCCAGTCTAAATAACAGGTAAGTTTACAATTATCTTATCTAAGATTTATATGACCGCGCATTAACATACTTTCTGGAACTAGATTGTATTTAGCTAATCTTCTGAATTTTTCACAAGTGGATAAACGTTCACTCACTCATAGCGCATCAGACTGTGTTTACCTTCTATTTCCTCGTTACTTTCTTACAGTATTGACCTAATGGAATTATCAAGTGATGAGTCCATCAATCAGGAAGATGCTATCGACAACACAAGCCTGCCTGGAACATACAGGtaaagtttcataaaatgtgaCTGTCAGACTTCCTATCATAAATAAATTCAATcacaaagaaaatcaattttactttgCCACAATCTGCTTTTCCGTCTTTGCCTTGGTTACACTAAAAACTGTTTTCTATCAATAGGACTCTTGGGTCAAATATCAGCTTCTATAtgatagctttgtcaatacaagtaaattttgtcatttcttacCCTCAGATTATTTCTGACGTTTTCTTTCCAACGTTGCAGTCCTAGTTGTTTTCTGACTTCTACAATTTCACtgacattgccaaaactataaaataacagCAATAATGCTGGCAGGGGTACTTTATTGCCTTATTATAaggcctgtaaaaaatatagTGTGCTCCCAAAGTTTCATCACATAGTCTATGTTTCCTGAAAACAGCtaatgattttcaatgaaaCTGATTAGATTGATGTTAATAAGGTATACTTCAGgcctaggtaagaaatattagcaaagcgtacggtccatatcgtcaggatggaattctagatagctaagctacgaagtcccaccta
Above is a window of Ptychodera flava strain L36383 chromosome 19, AS_Pfla_20210202, whole genome shotgun sequence DNA encoding:
- the LOC139118224 gene encoding uncharacterized protein; this encodes MASKKTAGQSQPLLSRKKESSTAVPQADTRDENNQSVPNDTPGEKTAGQKQSFSSSLNNSIDLMELSSDESINQEDAIDNTSLPGTYRDVEHKDCVSKAEFDEKMQMIESELMKIRKG